One genomic segment of Miscanthus floridulus cultivar M001 unplaced genomic scaffold, ASM1932011v1 fs_772_1_2, whole genome shotgun sequence includes these proteins:
- the LOC136533017 gene encoding uncharacterized protein, producing the protein MVKMEKIVMEELLLEEQENKKGETKVVHMVEEEDEVEEMMTMMNLKMWMKIIIPNIMVVTDVIEEATMRREEKKLAMASLEFDGYALIWWEQLLCDREEDGENPIATWDEMKREMRIHFVPKHYRRDLFDKLQNLKQGSLSVEEYYKEMENAMIRANVYEDEEQTIACFMARLHRNIQRIVEFQPYRHLIDLGVFRGKNAAAQGMSSKPSASTTTSVGSIAKSSGIQCFKCGGRGHVIKECSNNRVIIVKDNGEYELASEEKVQEEYDDEAHEDEEHTRCEFEQGDALVVAQILSVQMKEAENGQRHNVFQTRAKVQDKVVKVIIDGGSCHNLASREMVDMLGLKLQRHPHPYHVQWLNDSGDIKIGYRVKVPFKIGEYVDTVECDVAPMSVCHLLLGRPWQYDRYTQHCGRTNQYTLDLKGKKFVLKPMTPQQIMAEHLQKQTEISPASEGREEQKKLSAIHNSLDDMLDELSGSIIFTKIDFRSGYHQIRMKAGDEWKTAFKTKFGLYECKSIGEHMKHIQQVLDELRKEKLFANLEKCRKGIEVDESKVKAIKDWPAPTNERINMEASKHAAYVKKIHEKTKEAIELSAKRKGYKYEQT; encoded by the exons ATGGTGAAGATGGAGAAGATAGTGATGGAAGAGCTGCTGCTAGAAGAGCAAGAGAACAAGAAAGGAGAAACCAAGGTGGTGCACATGgtagaggaagaggatgaggtcgaagaaatgatgacaatgatgaatcTGAAGATGTGGATGAAGATAATCATTCCCAATATCATGGTGGTCACCGACGTCATAGAAGAGGCAACCATGAGGAGAG AGGAGAAGAAATTAGCCATGGCATCTCTTGAGTTTGATGGATATGCTCTAATATGGTGGGAACAACTTCTGTGTGACCGAGAAGAAGATGGAGAAAACCCTATTGCAACATGGGATGAAATGAAGCGAGAAATGAGAATTCATTTTGTGCCGAAGCACTATCGGCGTGATCTTTTTGATAAATTGCAGAATCTGAAGCAAGGAAGCCTCTCTGTTGAGGAGTATTATAAAGAGATGGAGAATGCTATGATTAGAGCCAATGTGTATGAAGATGAAGAGCAAACTATTGCATGTTTCATGGCTAGGTTACATCGCAATATCCAGCGCATTGTTGAGTTTCAGCCGTACCGTCATCTTATTGATTTG GGTGTTTTTAGAGGGAAGAATGCTGCTGCCCAAGGCATGAGCTCTAAACCATCAGCATCCACCACTACTTCAGTGGGTTCTATAGCCAAGAGTAGTGGGATtcaatgcttcaagtgtggaggtCGTGGGCATGTAATCAAGGAGTGTTCGAATAATCGTGTGATCATTGTGAAAGACaatggagaatatgaattagcTAGTGAAGAGAAAGTTCAGGAAGagtatgatgatgaggctcatgAAGATGAGGAACATACTAGATGTGAATTTGAGCAAGGTGATGCTCTTGTGGTGGCTCAAATTTTGAGCGTTCAAATGAAGGAAGCTGAAAATGGACAACGACATAATGTTTTTCAAACCAGAGCTAAAGTGCAAGATAAGGTAGTCAAGGTGATCATTGATGGTGGGAGCTGCCATAATCTTGCTAGTCGTGAGATGGTTGACATGCTTGGTTTGAAACTACAGCGGCACCCTCATCCATATCATGTCCAATGGTTGAATGATTCAGGAGATATTAAGATTGGTTATAGAGTAAAGGTTCCATTCAAAATTGGTGAATATGTTGACACAGTAGAGTGTGATGTGGCACCGATGTCTGTGTGCCACTTGCTGCTTGGAAGACCTTGGCAATATGATCGATATACTCAGCATTGTGGGAGAACAAATCAGTACACACTAGATTTGAAAGGAAAGAAGTTTGTACTCAAGCCTATGACGCCTCAACAAATCATGGCTGAGCACTTAcaaaagcaaactgaaattagtCCGGCAAGTGAAGGAAGAGAAGAGCAAAAGAAATTAAGTGCCATCCACAATTCG ttagatgatatgcttgatgaattgagtggttccATAATATTTACTAAAATTGACTTCAGAAGtggttaccatcaaattagaatgaaagcgggagatgaatggaaaactgcatttaaaactaaatttgggctgtatgaatg CAAGTCTATTGGAGAGCATATGAAACACATTCAGCAAGTCTTGGATGAGCTTAGAAAGGAGAAATTATTTGCTAATCTTGAGAAGTGCA GAAAGGGCATAGAAGTAGATGAATCAAAGGTGAAAGCCATCAAGGATTGGCCAGCTCCTACAAATGAGAGAATCAACATGGAAGCTTCCAAGCATGCTGCATATGTAAAGAAGATACATGAGAAGACCAAGGAAGCAATCGAACTAAGTGCTAAACGCAAGGGTTACAAGTATGAACAAACATAG